The following is a genomic window from Clostridiales bacterium.
GTCAGGATGATCATTTAAGAACCTGTCATCGTCATATAAGTTTTCAGGCCTTATGCCGAATATAATATTCTTTCCGACATATCCCTTTTCTTTTACTACCTGGGCCTTATCATCCGGCACAGGAAGAGTCGTATCTTTAAACTGTATGAAAACCTTTCCATTTTTCTCAAGTACCTTTGCATCTATGAAGTTCATCTGAGGGCTTCCTATGAATCCTGCAACGAACAGATTGTCCGGATGGTCATATATATACTGAGGGCTTCCAACCTGCTGTATAATACCGTCCTTCATGACAACTATCCTTGTTCCCATTGTCATGGCTTCCGTCTGGTCATGGGTAACATATATAAATGTCGTCTGCAGCCTCTTATGAAGCTTCGATATTTCAGTTCTCATCTGAACCCTTAGCTTTGCATCAAGGTTTGACAAAGGCTCGTCCATTAAGAACACCTTAGGTTCCCTTACTATTGCACGCCCTAATGCAACCCTCTGCCTTTGTCCGCCTGACAGAGCCTTCGGCTTTCTGTCAAGAAGATGTTCGATATCCAATATCCTTGCAGCTTCCTTAACCTTTTTTTGTATTTCAGCCTTCGGCGTCTTCCTCAGTTTTAATCCAAATGCCATGTTGTCATATACCGTCATGTGAGGATACAGCGCGTAGTTCTGGAAAACCATCGCTATATCCCTGTCTTTTGGCGCCACATCGTTTACCAGCCTGCCGCCAATGTAGAGTTCTCCCGACGTAATTTCCTCAAGGCCGGCTATCATCCTGAGCGTTGTTGATTTGCCACAGCCGGATGGCCCTACGAGAACAACGAATTCCTTGTCTGCAACTTCGAGACTGAAATCCTTAACCGCAGTAACATTTCCTGTGTATGTCTTGTAAAGATGCCTTAATGATAAATCTGCCATAGAGTCCCCTCCCAAAATTATATTATATGAGTTATATTTACTTTCAATATAATTTTAGGTTAATATAACAATATATTCCATAGTATACTCGTACAAAAAATTGCCTGAATTTTTGTCATATTGTCTATTTTTTAAATATGCACGCATAACTTAAGAATTCACCTTATTTTCG
Proteins encoded in this region:
- the ugpC gene encoding sn-glycerol-3-phosphate ABC transporter ATP-binding protein UgpC; its protein translation is MADLSLRHLYKTYTGNVTAVKDFSLEVADKEFVVLVGPSGCGKSTTLRMIAGLEEITSGELYIGGRLVNDVAPKDRDIAMVFQNYALYPHMTVYDNMAFGLKLRKTPKAEIQKKVKEAARILDIEHLLDRKPKALSGGQRQRVALGRAIVREPKVFLMDEPLSNLDAKLRVQMRTEISKLHKRLQTTFIYVTHDQTEAMTMGTRIVVMKDGIIQQVGSPQYIYDHPDNLFVAGFIGSPQMNFIDAKVLEKNGKVFIQFKDTTLPVPDDKAQVVKEKGYVGKNIIFGIRPENLYDDDRFLNDHPDYITEAKVEVTELMGSETYLYLNIAGSDATARVDASSKAKTGETIKLGMDMAKIHMFDKETEVCIL